The Blattabacterium cuenoti genome includes a region encoding these proteins:
- the folE gene encoding GTP cyclohydrolase I FolE, with protein sequence MNDEEKIEEIEKHFFQIMKILGLDMSDDSLRRTPKRVAKMFIQEIFSGLNPKNTPKPSIFENKYKYNQMLIEKNITVYSTCEHHFLPIVGKAHVGYISSGKVVGLSKINRIVNFYAKRPQVQERLTMQIVESLQKMLKTQDVACVIDAKHLCVNSRGIRDIDSSTVTTELVGAFKNNSEIRREFLHHIGIS encoded by the coding sequence ATGAATGATGAAGAAAAAATTGAAGAAATAGAAAAACATTTTTTTCAGATTATGAAAATACTAGGGTTAGATATGAGTGACGACAGTTTACGAAGAACCCCAAAACGTGTAGCAAAAATGTTTATTCAAGAAATATTTAGCGGTCTTAATCCAAAAAACACTCCTAAGCCTTCTATTTTTGAAAATAAATATAAGTATAATCAAATGTTGATCGAAAAAAATATAACAGTTTATTCCACTTGTGAACATCATTTTCTTCCTATTGTAGGAAAAGCTCATGTTGGTTATATTTCTAGTGGAAAGGTGGTCGGTCTTTCTAAAATTAATAGAATCGTTAATTTTTATGCAAAAAGACCACAAGTTCAAGAACGTCTAACCATGCAAATTGTTGAATCTTTACAAAAAATGTTAAAGACACAAGATGTAGCATGTGTGATAGATGCAAAACACTTATGTGTAAATTCTCGTGGAATTAGAGATATAGATAGTAGCACTGTGACAACTGAACTAGTAGGAGCCTTTAAAAATAACTCAGAAATTCGAAGAGAATTTCTACATCACATTGGAATTTCTTAA
- a CDS encoding trans-sulfuration enzyme family protein, with protein MKEETKLIQNILSDPLTGAISTPIYQTSTYVQESPGVHKGFDYTRTNNPTRKILERLITDLEYGYDSLAFSSGLASVDAVLKLLKCGDEIIAVNDIYGGTFRLLNLYKKLGLSTKYVDTTSAKKAISVISNNTKLVWLESPTNPTLKISDIEYISEESKKINPKVLIVVDNTFASPAIQNPLKLGADIIIHSATKYLAGHSDVLAGLITVKDPDLYEKLKYIQNATGGVLSPIDCWLTIRGCQTLYLRIQKQSKNAFQIASFLEKKKENCIDKVYYPGLQDHKNHLIAVKQQRYFGGIVSFSLKNDTIESAKKIVTSTNLFKLAESLGGTKSLICHPATMTHKSTPLDVRINAGIQDSLIRLSLGIENGEDLIEDLDQALK; from the coding sequence ATGAAGGAAGAAACAAAGCTCATTCAAAACATATTATCAGATCCTCTTACAGGGGCTATATCTACGCCAATCTATCAAACATCAACTTATGTTCAGGAATCACCTGGAGTTCATAAAGGATTTGATTACACAAGAACAAATAATCCTACAAGAAAAATTCTGGAACGTTTAATCACTGATTTAGAATACGGCTATGACAGTTTAGCGTTTTCTTCAGGATTAGCATCTGTAGATGCTGTTTTGAAATTATTAAAATGTGGAGATGAAATAATAGCTGTAAATGATATTTATGGAGGGACTTTTCGTTTATTAAATTTGTATAAAAAATTAGGACTTAGTACTAAGTATGTAGATACAACTAGCGCAAAAAAAGCTATATCAGTTATTTCTAATAATACAAAATTGGTTTGGTTGGAAAGCCCTACAAATCCTACTTTAAAAATTTCTGATATAGAATACATTAGTGAAGAATCCAAAAAGATAAATCCAAAAGTATTAATTGTAGTAGACAATACTTTTGCTTCTCCTGCCATTCAAAATCCTTTAAAGTTAGGTGCAGATATAATCATCCATAGCGCTACAAAATATTTAGCAGGACATTCAGATGTGTTAGCTGGATTAATTACAGTAAAAGATCCTGATTTATATGAAAAATTGAAATACATTCAGAATGCAACTGGAGGAGTTTTATCTCCGATTGATTGTTGGTTAACAATAAGAGGGTGCCAAACTTTGTATTTACGTATTCAAAAACAATCTAAAAATGCGTTTCAAATTGCTTCTTTTTTAGAAAAGAAAAAAGAAAACTGTATTGATAAGGTTTATTATCCTGGATTACAAGATCATAAAAATCATCTGATAGCAGTTAAACAACAAAGATATTTTGGAGGGATAGTTTCTTTTAGTCTTAAAAACGATACAATAGAATCAGCAAAAAAAATTGTAACATCGACTAATCTATTTAAGCTAGCAGAAAGTTTAGGAGGAACAAAAAGTTTAATCTGCCATCCAGCCACTATGACTCATAAATCTACTCCTTTAGATGTTAGAATAAATGCTGGAATACAGGATTCTCTTATTCGTTTATCTCTTGGAATAGAAAACGGAGAAGATCTTATAGAAGATCTAGACCAAGCCTTAAAATAA
- the atpE gene encoding ATP synthase F0 subunit C, with translation MDIDLTYSGLAALGSGLAVVGAGLGIGKIGSSAMDAIARQPEASERIQNAMIIAAALIEGAALFGIVTTLLAVFK, from the coding sequence ATGGATATAGATTTAACTTACTCTGGATTAGCAGCTTTAGGATCTGGTCTTGCAGTAGTAGGAGCGGGACTCGGAATTGGAAAAATAGGAAGTTCTGCAATGGATGCTATTGCTAGACAACCTGAAGCTTCAGAAAGAATACAGAATGCAATGATTATTGCAGCTGCACTGATTGAAGGAGCAGCACTTTTTGGAATAGTGACCACATTGTTAGCTGTATTTAAATAA
- the nadE gene encoding NAD(+) synthase, whose amino-acid sequence MKTKKIIKYIVSWLKEYIRKSQANGFIIGISGGIDSSVSSFLASMTKFPTMILEMPILEKKKNFLSEKHAKFLTEKFSNVYYLKKDLSILFTSFCHVINDKNKKYSLELANVQSRLRMLTLYYYANMKNYLVVGTGNKVEDFGVGFFTKYGDGGVDLHPIADLKKSEVSLIASELNILNEIQKAKPTDGLWEDQRSDEDQLGVTYKELEWAMEITKNKDYNFLKKKEYEIFKKYKILNQKNKHKMRLIPVCKIPSYLK is encoded by the coding sequence ATGAAAACAAAAAAGATAATCAAATATATTGTATCCTGGTTAAAAGAATATATTCGTAAATCTCAGGCAAATGGTTTTATAATTGGAATATCTGGAGGAATAGATTCTTCTGTCTCTTCTTTTTTAGCTTCCATGACAAAATTTCCTACAATGATACTGGAAATGCCTATTTTAGAAAAGAAAAAAAATTTTTTATCAGAAAAACATGCAAAATTTTTGACTGAAAAATTCTCAAACGTTTATTATTTAAAAAAAGATTTATCGATTTTATTCACTTCTTTTTGTCATGTTATTAATGATAAAAATAAAAAATATTCTTTGGAATTAGCTAATGTTCAATCTCGTCTTCGAATGTTGACTTTATATTATTATGCCAATATGAAAAATTATCTTGTTGTTGGAACTGGAAATAAGGTAGAAGATTTTGGGGTAGGTTTTTTTACGAAATATGGAGATGGAGGGGTAGATTTACATCCTATAGCAGATTTGAAAAAAAGCGAAGTTAGTTTGATTGCCAGTGAATTAAACATTTTAAATGAAATTCAAAAAGCGAAACCAACAGATGGCCTTTGGGAAGATCAACGATCGGATGAAGATCAATTAGGAGTTACATATAAAGAGTTGGAATGGGCTATGGAAATAACGAAAAATAAAGATTATAATTTTTTAAAAAAAAAAGAATACGAAATTTTTAAAAAATATAAAATTTTAAATCAAAAAAATAAGCATAAAATGAGACTCATTCCTGTTTGCAAAATTCCTTCCTATCTAAAATAA
- a CDS encoding TrkH family potassium uptake protein gives MIQIRFRNFLEIATPIIFTYIVFSLGWKNFLLFNTEIIIGIVLTISILQILIFFDKNSKKDYKSMVFLSFFILIIFLIFSFGKIFLYNKGRVTDDIKIFLLISLILYILIRVTYFVRIVYVKIHNPAFIFIISFVFLSLLGSFLLMLPASTVKKISFIDALFTSTSAVCVTGLVVLDTAKDFTYLGKVIILILVELGGLGILTITSFFSYFFRDGFSFKEAIFVSNFLNIKTTSNVLSLAVKVVMFTITVESIGALLIYFSIKDKNTSDNPLFFSIFHSISAFCNSGFSTMSQGLYSKSVRFNYLLQLTIAFLLILGGIGFNILFNFFTYVWLTIKKCFYRIFKDEHFHSPAHVVTLNTKIVVITTFFFLSFGTIFYYISEYHFSLSEHSSFSGKWIASFFSSATSRTAGFHVINMNSLAPVTILFTIFLMWVGASPASTGGGIKTSTFALALMNIISLSRGKNRLEIQRKEISSESIRLAFLIIMLSLIVIYVSILILIFLDPKEDLLSISFEVFSAFSTAGLSLGITSSLSNGSKLVLICLMLLGRIGVFNVMIGLFKINKISYHYYYKYPKGDILIN, from the coding sequence ATGATTCAAATTAGATTCCGGAATTTTTTAGAAATTGCAACTCCAATTATATTTACTTATATAGTTTTTTCTTTAGGTTGGAAAAATTTTCTACTTTTTAATACAGAAATTATTATAGGGATAGTATTAACTATAAGTATTTTACAAATTTTGATTTTTTTTGATAAAAATTCAAAAAAAGATTATAAATCCATGGTATTTCTATCTTTTTTTATATTAATAATCTTTCTTATTTTTTCTTTCGGAAAAATATTCCTATACAATAAAGGAAGAGTTACAGATGATATAAAAATATTTTTATTGATTAGTTTGATTTTATATATACTTATTCGTGTTACTTATTTTGTTCGAATAGTATACGTAAAAATACATAATCCCGCTTTTATATTTATTATAAGTTTTGTCTTTTTATCTTTATTAGGATCTTTTTTATTAATGCTTCCAGCATCTACAGTCAAAAAAATATCATTTATAGATGCTTTATTTACTTCTACTAGTGCAGTATGTGTTACAGGATTGGTTGTCTTAGATACAGCTAAAGATTTTACTTATTTAGGAAAAGTGATCATACTTATTTTAGTTGAACTGGGAGGATTAGGAATTTTAACTATAACTTCTTTTTTCAGTTATTTTTTTAGAGATGGTTTTTCTTTTAAAGAAGCTATTTTTGTTAGTAATTTTTTAAATATAAAAACTACAAGCAACGTTCTTAGTTTAGCGGTAAAAGTAGTAATGTTTACCATAACAGTAGAATCTATAGGTGCTTTATTAATTTATTTTTCCATTAAAGATAAAAATACATCTGATAATCCTCTATTTTTCTCTATTTTTCATTCTATATCTGCTTTTTGTAATAGTGGATTCTCGACTATGAGCCAAGGTTTATATTCAAAATCTGTAAGATTTAATTATTTATTACAATTAACAATAGCTTTTTTATTGATATTGGGAGGAATAGGTTTCAATATTTTATTTAATTTTTTTACATATGTATGGTTAACTATAAAAAAATGTTTTTACAGAATTTTTAAAGATGAACATTTTCATTCTCCTGCACATGTAGTCACTTTAAATACAAAAATTGTTGTAATAACAACTTTTTTTTTCCTTTCTTTTGGAACTATTTTTTATTACATCAGTGAATATCATTTTTCTCTTTCAGAACATTCTTCTTTTTCTGGAAAATGGATTGCTTCGTTTTTTTCTTCTGCAACATCTAGAACAGCGGGTTTTCATGTTATAAACATGAATAGTTTAGCGCCAGTAACTATTTTATTCACTATTTTCTTAATGTGGGTAGGAGCGTCTCCAGCTTCTACTGGTGGTGGAATTAAGACAAGCACTTTTGCTTTAGCTTTAATGAATATTATTTCTTTGTCTAGAGGAAAAAATAGATTAGAAATACAAAGAAAAGAAATCTCTTCAGAATCTATTCGTTTAGCTTTTTTAATTATTATGTTATCATTAATTGTAATATACGTGAGTATTTTAATTCTCATTTTTTTGGATCCTAAAGAAGATCTTTTATCTATTTCTTTTGAAGTTTTTTCTGCTTTTTCTACAGCAGGTTTATCTTTAGGAATTACTTCTAGTTTGTCAAATGGAAGTAAATTGGTTTTAATATGTTTAATGTTATTAGGAAGAATAGGGGTCTTCAATGTTATGATTGGATTATTCAAAATAAATAAAATTAGTTATCATTATTATTACAAGTATCCCAAAGGGGATATTCTTATTAATTGA
- the tsaB gene encoding tRNA (adenosine(37)-N6)-threonylcarbamoyltransferase complex dimerization subunit type 1 TsaB: MSLILNLETSTKNCSVSIAKNGICLISVEECSEQHFHSEKLHTFIQYATEISKIRLKDLKSVCVSKGPGSYTSLRIGLSAAKGLCFSLGIPLLSVDTLTIMSHKINIKSGFLIPMIHAKSDLFYTSLFNKSKKRLSSIFRKKISDIFFTCLTKNEKVYFIGDTDLIDQKLFSNNSFFIKVYPSAMNMSFISYVKFCDREFNDIEKFIPFYL; the protein is encoded by the coding sequence ATGTCTTTAATTTTAAATTTAGAAACTTCTACTAAAAATTGTTCGGTAAGTATTGCTAAAAATGGAATATGTCTGATTTCTGTAGAAGAGTGTTCTGAACAACATTTTCATTCAGAAAAATTACATACATTCATACAATATGCTACAGAAATTTCTAAAATCCGTCTTAAAGATTTAAAATCTGTTTGTGTAAGCAAAGGTCCAGGATCGTATACCTCTTTAAGAATCGGTTTATCAGCAGCTAAAGGTTTATGTTTTTCACTAGGAATTCCTTTATTATCTGTGGATACTTTAACTATTATGAGTCATAAAATAAATATAAAAAGTGGATTTTTGATTCCAATGATACATGCTAAATCTGACTTATTTTATACTTCATTATTTAATAAATCAAAAAAGAGATTGAGTTCTATTTTTAGAAAAAAAATTTCTGATATTTTTTTCACATGTTTAACGAAAAATGAAAAAGTATATTTCATAGGAGATACTGATTTAATAGATCAAAAATTATTTTCTAATAACAGTTTTTTTATTAAAGTTTATCCATCTGCAATGAACATGTCTTTCATTTCTTACGTTAAATTTTGTGATAGAGAATTCAATGATATTGAAAAATTTATCCCTTTCTATTTATGA
- a CDS encoding potassium channel family protein yields MKIIIVGLGNFGRSLALNLTDNGHEVFGIDHKMEKVDLLKDHIANVVCMDANNEAAYKVLPIQQANLGIVAIGENEGASIVTTAILKKYKNLRIVSRSLSKIHDTILEAMGISDVVHPEQDAAFRLTKQISFNYALDYFKVDNKHSIAEVFSPSSFNGQSVKSLKITQKYSVSLITVIRDIKNPMSSKINSTRKVIGLVTGDTVLQKGDILTLFGSNKSIMNFVKDKK; encoded by the coding sequence ATGAAGATTATAATTGTTGGATTAGGAAATTTTGGAAGATCTTTAGCACTCAATTTAACAGATAATGGACATGAAGTCTTTGGTATAGATCATAAGATGGAAAAAGTAGATTTGTTAAAGGATCATATAGCAAATGTGGTATGTATGGATGCTAATAATGAAGCCGCTTATAAAGTATTACCTATTCAACAAGCAAATTTAGGAATTGTAGCTATCGGAGAAAACGAAGGTGCATCAATAGTAACTACCGCTATACTTAAAAAGTATAAAAATCTTAGAATAGTTAGTAGATCTTTATCAAAAATACATGACACCATATTAGAAGCTATGGGGATTAGTGATGTTGTGCATCCAGAACAGGATGCCGCTTTTAGATTGACTAAACAAATATCTTTTAATTATGCTTTAGATTATTTTAAAGTGGATAATAAACACTCTATAGCAGAAGTTTTTTCTCCATCTTCTTTTAATGGACAATCTGTTAAAAGTTTAAAAATAACACAAAAATATTCTGTTTCTTTAATTACCGTAATACGAGACATAAAAAATCCTATGTCTTCCAAAATAAACTCCACAAGAAAAGTTATTGGATTAGTTACAGGAGATACTGTTTTGCAAAAAGGGGATATATTAACTCTTTTTGGTTCTAACAAGTCTATAATGAATTTTGTGAAAGATAAAAAATAG
- the atpB gene encoding F0F1 ATP synthase subunit A: MISKNLFLFFLSFIFTLSSDAEIQKNKNQDSQNKIDISDTIFEHVSDSHEWHIAGSHNNGIVLYLPVILWNNGLEIFSSSKLLCEKVVKGKHGYYKMYQGKIYSTNSIGRFHLNKKGIPINNKPWDFSITKNVVALLISFFFLCFLFIRMRKSYRNHQMKWSLGIFLEFLILFIRDKIVIPNIGERKYKTYLPFLLTSFFFILFNNLMGLIPGFPNVTGNINITFVLAIATFIITNINSSKSYWKHTFWMPGVPIGIRFLLAPIEFIGIFIRPLTLCIRLFANITAGHIIILSFICLIFIFKNFFIAGFSIIFGFFISMLEIMVAFLQAFIFTTLSSLLIGMAVKNYESETH; the protein is encoded by the coding sequence ATGATTTCAAAAAATTTGTTCTTATTTTTTTTATCTTTTATTTTTACCTTGTCTTCTGATGCTGAAATACAAAAAAACAAAAATCAGGACAGTCAAAATAAAATAGATATATCTGATACGATTTTTGAGCATGTCAGTGATTCTCATGAATGGCACATTGCAGGGTCTCACAATAATGGAATTGTTTTATACTTGCCTGTTATATTGTGGAACAATGGATTAGAAATTTTTTCTTCATCTAAATTATTATGCGAGAAAGTAGTTAAAGGAAAGCATGGGTATTATAAAATGTATCAGGGGAAAATATATAGTACCAATTCAATTGGAAGATTTCATTTAAATAAAAAAGGAATTCCAATTAATAATAAACCTTGGGATTTTTCTATTACAAAAAATGTGGTTGCTCTTTTGATTTCTTTCTTTTTCTTATGTTTTCTCTTTATTCGAATGAGAAAAAGTTACAGAAATCATCAAATGAAATGGAGTTTAGGCATTTTTTTAGAATTTTTGATTTTGTTTATACGTGATAAAATAGTAATTCCTAATATTGGAGAAAGAAAATACAAAACTTATCTACCTTTTTTATTAACATCCTTTTTCTTTATATTATTTAATAATTTGATGGGACTTATTCCAGGATTTCCAAACGTTACTGGAAACATAAACATTACATTTGTTTTGGCTATAGCTACATTTATCATCACCAATATAAATTCAAGTAAAAGTTATTGGAAACATACTTTTTGGATGCCAGGAGTCCCAATAGGGATTAGATTTTTATTAGCTCCTATAGAGTTTATTGGAATTTTTATTAGACCATTAACTTTGTGTATTCGCTTATTTGCTAATATAACAGCTGGACACATAATTATTTTAAGTTTTATTTGTCTTATTTTTATATTTAAGAATTTTTTCATAGCCGGTTTTTCCATAATTTTCGGTTTTTTCATTTCTATGTTAGAAATTATGGTAGCCTTTTTGCAAGCCTTTATTTTTACTACTTTATCTTCTTTGCTTATAGGAATGGCTGTCAAAAATTATGAAAGTGAAACACATTAA
- a CDS encoding uroporphyrinogen-III synthase: MTKSVDFSIFSKEYFFIKSHDFLSIKYSKLYKKPILNNQLIFTSYNGVKGFLYNFEYSSFQKKIYVVGEKTFFFLKKHFPYCFLLKKNYLQDIIEEIMKIRSNQYYDWFCGNKNILDINFFKKKNINRYEVYQTFLTPRKIKNLSDYHGIIFFSPSGVQSFFSKNKIQHNTKTEIFAIGKTTAKFISNFLDKKIWIPKKPSLKEVFFLVKNFYNGHM; the protein is encoded by the coding sequence ATGACTAAATCTGTGGACTTTTCTATTTTTTCAAAAGAATATTTTTTTATTAAATCTCATGATTTTTTATCAATAAAATATTCAAAATTGTATAAAAAACCTATTTTAAATAATCAGTTAATATTTACTAGTTATAACGGAGTCAAAGGTTTTTTATACAATTTTGAATATTCTTCTTTTCAAAAAAAGATATATGTAGTAGGAGAAAAAACATTCTTTTTTCTCAAAAAACACTTTCCTTATTGTTTTCTTTTGAAGAAAAATTATTTGCAAGATATAATAGAAGAAATTATGAAAATAAGATCTAATCAATATTACGATTGGTTTTGTGGAAATAAAAATATTTTAGACATCAATTTTTTCAAAAAAAAAAACATCAATCGATATGAAGTTTATCAAACATTTTTAACTCCTCGTAAAATCAAAAATTTATCCGATTATCATGGAATTATCTTTTTTAGTCCTTCTGGTGTACAATCTTTTTTCTCAAAAAATAAAATACAACATAATACAAAAACAGAAATTTTTGCTATAGGAAAAACCACGGCTAAATTCATTTCAAATTTTTTAGATAAAAAAATATGGATTCCTAAAAAACCTTCTTTAAAAGAAGTTTTTTTTCTGGTAAAAAATTTTTATAATGGTCACATGTAA
- the atpF gene encoding F0F1 ATP synthase subunit B → MDLVTPSVGLIVWHTIIFLILILFLSKFAWKPIMNFIDQREEKIRISIEKANQMKNELKNVENQKNKILKETRVKRDIILKEAIQIKEKIKLKAKEESLREKKKILEETKKNIQIEREAAIYKLKNQIGGISIKIAENILKRELNQPNQQDKFIKELVDKLY, encoded by the coding sequence ATGGATCTAGTTACACCTTCTGTTGGATTGATTGTTTGGCATACTATAATATTTCTAATACTCATATTATTTCTTTCAAAATTTGCTTGGAAGCCAATCATGAATTTTATTGATCAAAGAGAAGAAAAAATTAGAATCTCTATTGAAAAGGCGAATCAAATGAAAAATGAATTGAAAAATGTAGAAAATCAAAAAAACAAAATATTAAAAGAAACTCGTGTGAAGAGAGATATAATTTTGAAAGAAGCTATTCAAATTAAAGAAAAAATCAAACTAAAAGCAAAAGAGGAAAGTTTGAGAGAAAAGAAAAAAATTCTAGAAGAAACAAAAAAAAATATTCAAATAGAAAGAGAGGCTGCTATTTATAAATTAAAAAATCAAATAGGAGGAATTTCTATAAAAATAGCTGAAAATATATTAAAAAGAGAGTTGAATCAACCTAACCAACAAGATAAGTTTATCAAAGAGTTGGTTGATAAATTATATTGA
- the hemC gene encoding hydroxymethylbilane synthase — protein MKKIIKIGTRNSPLAVFQAKKVQKLLYKEGYLSHLFQIKSEGDLIQNVPIHTLKNIGVFTKKLTNIMLSGEIDMAVHSLKDVPINLPKGIILSAYLKRENFFDSLVYKGENDFLYDPKVHAVIATGSIRRGAFWKSRYPHHILIDLRGNINTRLNKLQKNPWKGAIFAKIGLDRLGILNNFQCFNCKILDWMIPSPGQGVIVVSTLEKNDNINCLIKKLDDQETRLSANIERQFLKTLGGGCISPIGAHAIIKNKIIHFTGILLSLDGIHKIKKTKIGTNHDLIGFQCAEEILKEGGREILEKIKKNIS, from the coding sequence TTGAAAAAGATCATTAAAATTGGGACACGAAACAGTCCTTTAGCTGTTTTTCAAGCAAAAAAAGTCCAAAAATTACTTTATAAAGAAGGTTATCTTTCTCACTTATTTCAAATAAAATCTGAAGGTGATTTAATTCAAAATGTTCCTATTCATACATTAAAAAATATAGGAGTTTTTACAAAAAAACTGACTAATATTATGCTTTCAGGAGAAATAGATATGGCTGTTCACTCTTTAAAAGATGTTCCTATCAATTTGCCAAAAGGTATTATATTATCTGCTTATTTAAAAAGAGAAAATTTTTTTGATTCCCTAGTTTATAAAGGAGAAAATGATTTTTTATATGATCCAAAAGTTCATGCAGTGATAGCTACTGGAAGTATTAGAAGAGGAGCGTTTTGGAAAAGTCGCTATCCACATCATATATTGATTGATTTAAGAGGGAATATAAATACTAGACTGAATAAATTACAAAAAAATCCTTGGAAAGGTGCTATTTTTGCTAAAATAGGTTTAGACCGTCTAGGGATATTAAATAATTTTCAATGTTTTAATTGTAAAATTTTAGATTGGATGATCCCTTCTCCAGGGCAAGGAGTTATTGTTGTATCTACTCTTGAAAAAAATGACAATATTAATTGTTTAATAAAAAAATTAGATGATCAAGAAACTAGATTATCTGCAAATATAGAACGTCAATTTTTAAAAACTTTAGGAGGAGGATGCATAAGTCCTATAGGAGCACATGCCATTATAAAAAATAAAATTATTCATTTTACTGGAATATTGCTCAGCTTAGATGGAATACATAAAATCAAAAAAACTAAGATAGGGACTAATCATGATCTTATTGGATTTCAGTGCGCTGAAGAAATTTTAAAAGAAGGAGGAAGAGAAATATTAGAAAAAATAAAAAAAAATATTTCATAA
- the cysS gene encoding cysteine--tRNA ligase gives MEEINYIKNNLKIYNTLTGKKELFKTIHKKHVGIYVCGPTVYNHLHLGNCRTFVSFDIVFRYLKHLGYKVRYVRNITDVGHLENDLEDKISKKSRIEGLEPMEIVQKYTLSFHNLLSILNVLPPSIEPTATGHLIEQIDMIKELIKRNLAYEINGSVYFNLKEYKKLYPYGILSKNKIDKLFNKKLNFSEEKRNLQDFSLWKRAHPSHIMSWNSPWGKGFPGWHIECTAMSTKYLGEIFDIHGGGIDLKFPHHECELAQAIGVYNKNYLAHYWMHTNMLTLNGKKMSKSTGNFLELKDLIHNKFCKKTFFPSIIRFFILQSHYRSVMDFSNQGLMNAEKGYYRIMKAVKILKNLHPKTLTMNHHVFDVFYWIKSCYKAINDDFNIPLLISHLFEATHVVNSFSINDIGKSHVNLLKKYMIYFVFDILGLQEQKKEINPSEEKFQILIERLIKFRTEARKQKNWILSDRIREELSYIGIPFHDDKLF, from the coding sequence ATGGAAGAAATAAATTATATAAAAAATAATTTAAAAATATATAACACCTTAACAGGAAAAAAAGAATTATTTAAAACTATTCATAAAAAACATGTAGGAATTTATGTTTGTGGTCCTACAGTTTACAATCACTTGCATTTAGGGAATTGTCGTACGTTCGTATCATTTGATATTGTTTTTCGATACTTAAAACATTTAGGTTATAAAGTTCGTTATGTTAGAAATATTACTGATGTTGGCCATTTAGAAAATGATTTAGAAGATAAAATTTCTAAAAAATCTCGCATAGAAGGACTTGAACCTATGGAAATAGTTCAAAAATATACTCTTTCTTTTCATAATTTATTAAGTATTTTAAATGTTCTTCCTCCAAGCATAGAACCTACAGCAACGGGTCATCTCATAGAACAAATAGATATGATTAAAGAATTAATTAAAAGAAATTTAGCATATGAAATAAATGGTTCTGTTTATTTTAATTTAAAAGAATATAAAAAGTTATATCCTTACGGAATTCTGAGCAAGAACAAAATCGATAAACTTTTTAATAAAAAATTAAATTTTTCAGAAGAAAAACGTAATCTACAAGATTTTTCTCTTTGGAAAAGAGCTCATCCTAGTCATATTATGAGTTGGAATTCTCCATGGGGAAAAGGATTTCCTGGTTGGCATATAGAATGTACTGCTATGAGCACGAAATATTTGGGAGAAATTTTTGATATCCATGGAGGAGGGATAGATTTAAAATTTCCTCATCATGAATGTGAATTAGCACAAGCTATAGGTGTTTATAACAAAAATTATCTTGCACATTATTGGATGCATACTAATATGTTAACTTTAAATGGAAAAAAAATGAGTAAGTCCACAGGAAATTTTCTGGAACTAAAAGATCTCATTCACAATAAATTTTGCAAAAAAACTTTTTTTCCTAGCATTATCAGATTTTTTATTTTGCAATCCCACTACAGAAGCGTTATGGATTTTTCAAATCAAGGACTTATGAATGCCGAAAAAGGATATTATAGAATCATGAAAGCTGTAAAAATATTAAAAAATTTACATCCCAAAACATTAACAATGAATCATCACGTTTTTGATGTGTTTTATTGGATTAAATCTTGTTATAAAGCGATCAATGACGATTTTAATATTCCACTATTAATTTCTCATTTATTTGAAGCTACTCATGTTGTTAATTCTTTTTCTATAAATGATATAGGAAAATCTCATGTCAATTTATTGAAAAAATATATGATTTATTTTGTTTTTGATATTCTTGGTCTTCAAGAACAAAAAAAAGAAATAAATCCTTCTGAAGAGAAATTTCAAATACTTATCGAAAGATTAATTAAATTTCGTACAGAAGCAAGAAAACAAAAAAACTGGATCCTATCGGATAGAATTCGAGAAGAATTATCCTATATAGGAATTCCATTTCATGATGATAAATTATTTTAA